The Austwickia sp. genome includes a region encoding these proteins:
- the argJ gene encoding bifunctional glutamate N-acetyltransferase/amino-acid acetyltransferase ArgJ, producing MSITFPEGFRAAGVTAGLKASGRPDVALVVNDGPRYVAAGVFTTNRVEAAPVTWSRQVLTDHRADAVVLNSGCANACTGPQGFLDTHRTAEHTAARLGCSAGDVVVCSTGMIGERLPMDTLLAGIDAAAVDLNSDGGADAADAIMTTDTVRKEAKHVADGWSVGGMAKGAGMLAPGLATMLVVLTTDAVAEPADLDAALREAARVTFGRVDSDGCLSTNDTVVVLASGAADITPGREALQAALTSVCADLARQLVADAEGAKHDVAIRVEHAATEQDAVEVARAVARSNLVKCAIFGNDPNWGRIVAAVGTTEAAFEPAHLDVTINGVQVCRDCGVGDDRSGVDLSAREVHMTIDLKAGEAEATVWTNDLTHDYVHENSAYST from the coding sequence GTGAGCATCACCTTTCCCGAGGGATTCCGGGCGGCGGGGGTGACCGCCGGGCTCAAGGCGTCCGGCCGCCCGGACGTCGCCCTGGTCGTCAACGACGGCCCGCGGTACGTCGCCGCCGGCGTCTTCACGACCAACCGCGTCGAGGCGGCCCCGGTGACCTGGAGCCGCCAGGTCCTCACCGACCACCGCGCGGACGCCGTCGTGCTCAACTCGGGGTGCGCCAACGCCTGCACCGGGCCGCAGGGCTTCCTCGACACCCACCGCACCGCCGAGCACACGGCGGCCCGCCTGGGCTGCTCGGCGGGCGACGTGGTGGTGTGCTCGACCGGCATGATTGGCGAGCGGCTACCCATGGACACCCTCCTGGCCGGCATCGACGCCGCCGCCGTCGACCTCAACTCCGACGGCGGCGCGGACGCTGCCGACGCCATCATGACCACCGACACGGTGCGCAAGGAGGCCAAGCACGTGGCCGACGGCTGGTCCGTCGGCGGAATGGCCAAGGGCGCGGGCATGCTCGCGCCGGGCCTGGCGACGATGCTCGTCGTCCTGACGACGGATGCGGTCGCCGAGCCCGCCGATCTCGACGCGGCGCTGCGCGAGGCCGCCCGGGTGACCTTCGGGCGGGTCGACTCCGACGGCTGCCTGTCCACCAACGACACCGTCGTCGTGCTCGCCTCCGGCGCCGCCGACATCACGCCGGGGCGGGAGGCACTGCAGGCGGCCCTGACGTCCGTCTGCGCCGACCTCGCCCGCCAGCTCGTCGCCGACGCGGAGGGCGCCAAGCACGACGTCGCCATCCGGGTCGAGCACGCCGCGACCGAGCAGGACGCCGTGGAGGTGGCCCGAGCCGTCGCCCGCAGCAACCTCGTTAAGTGCGCGATCTTCGGCAACGACCCCAACTGGGGACGCATCGTCGCGGCCGTCGGCACGACCGAGGCGGCCTTCGAACCCGCTCACCTCGACGTGACGATCAACGGCGTGCAGGTCTGCCGGGACTGCGGCGTCGGCGACGACCGCTCGGGCGTCGATCTGAGCGCCCGCGAGGTGCACATGACCATCGACCTCAAGGCCGGCGAGGCCGAGGCGACGGTGTGGACCAACGACCTGACCCACGATTACGTTCACGAGAACTCGGCGTACAGCACATGA
- a CDS encoding ACT domain-containing protein — MSTAHQYWALTLHPDPVKIARLAPGSDVPDWARGGEPLSSVTWNAEETSIIAPADRVPPELAQAGPFHPFQIEGPLDITLTGVMSGLLAPLAEARIPVITLSTFETDWILVPADHVERAANVWRYNGHSVVMVPNTDPVGPTENEEKLT, encoded by the coding sequence GTGAGCACCGCCCATCAGTACTGGGCCCTCACCCTGCACCCGGATCCGGTCAAGATCGCCCGGCTGGCCCCCGGCAGCGACGTCCCGGACTGGGCCCGCGGCGGCGAGCCGCTGTCGTCGGTGACCTGGAACGCCGAGGAGACCTCGATCATCGCGCCTGCCGACCGGGTGCCCCCGGAACTGGCCCAGGCCGGGCCGTTCCACCCCTTCCAAATCGAGGGGCCGCTCGACATCACGCTCACCGGCGTGATGAGCGGCTTGCTCGCCCCACTCGCCGAGGCCCGGATCCCGGTCATCACGCTGTCCACGTTCGAGACCGACTGGATCCTGGTGCCCGCCGACCACGTGGAACGGGCCGCGAATGTGTGGCGCTACAACGGACATTCGGTCGTCATGGTGCCGAACACCGACCCGGTCGGGCCGACCGAGAACGAGGAGAAGCTGACGTGA
- a CDS encoding N-acetyl-gamma-glutamyl-phosphate reductase gives MPTIAVAGASGYAGGEVLRLLLAHPQVEIAALTASASAGSLLAEHHPHLFPLADRVLTDTTPQELAGHDAVVLALPHGASAALAAQLPDDVVVVDCGADYRLTDAGAWDRFYDTPYAGSWPYGLPELPLGGGGRQRDALGGARRIAAPGCYPTAISLALAPGFAAGLLDGSDVVVVAASGTSGAGKALKPHLLASPVMGSMSPYGVGGGHRHTPEIEQNLSRAAGRPVSVSFTPTLAPMPRGILATCTARLAAGADPAGLREAWETAYADEPFVVLLPEGRWPATGDVLGSNVVALQVAYDAHAQRVVAVAAVDNLTKGTAGAVVQCLNIALGLPETAGLPTTGLAP, from the coding sequence ATGCCAACGATCGCCGTCGCCGGAGCCAGCGGGTACGCCGGGGGTGAGGTGCTGCGCCTGCTGCTCGCGCACCCGCAGGTCGAGATCGCTGCGCTCACGGCCTCGGCCAGCGCGGGAAGCCTTCTCGCGGAGCACCATCCGCACCTGTTTCCGCTGGCCGACCGGGTCCTGACGGACACCACGCCGCAGGAGCTGGCCGGTCACGACGCCGTCGTCCTCGCCCTGCCGCACGGTGCCTCCGCGGCGCTGGCCGCGCAGCTGCCGGACGATGTCGTGGTCGTGGACTGCGGCGCGGACTACCGGCTCACCGACGCCGGCGCGTGGGACCGCTTCTACGACACCCCGTACGCCGGGTCCTGGCCCTACGGCCTGCCCGAGCTGCCCCTGGGCGGCGGCGGCCGGCAGCGCGACGCGTTGGGCGGCGCGCGGAGGATCGCCGCGCCGGGCTGCTATCCCACGGCGATCAGCCTCGCCCTCGCGCCCGGCTTCGCCGCCGGCCTGCTCGACGGCTCCGATGTCGTCGTGGTCGCCGCGTCCGGCACCTCGGGGGCCGGCAAGGCGCTCAAGCCGCACCTGCTCGCCTCCCCGGTGATGGGCTCGATGAGCCCGTACGGCGTCGGCGGCGGCCACCGGCACACCCCCGAGATCGAGCAGAACCTCAGCCGTGCGGCCGGCCGGCCAGTGAGCGTGTCGTTCACGCCCACGCTGGCGCCGATGCCGCGCGGGATCCTGGCCACCTGCACGGCCCGGCTCGCCGCGGGGGCCGACCCGGCCGGGCTGCGGGAGGCGTGGGAGACGGCGTACGCCGACGAGCCCTTCGTCGTGCTCCTGCCGGAGGGCCGCTGGCCCGCGACCGGCGACGTGCTGGGCAGCAACGTCGTGGCGCTCCAGGTCGCCTACGACGCGCACGCCCAGCGGGTCGTGGCGGTCGCCGCCGTGGACAATCTCACGAAGGGTACGGCGGGTGCCGTCGTGCAATGCCTCAACATCGCCCTCGGCCTGCCCGAGACGGCGGGGCTGCCCACGACGGGGCTGGCGCCGTGA
- a CDS encoding SDR family oxidoreductase, which yields MPDATPEQQVAVVTGASRGIGAHLANAFAAAGYVVAACSYFGKRADGAAPADSEPPAADAAPETPAAEPPAGPAGSAPRRRPYDVAAVDVTDEAAVRRFVGDILTTHGRIDVLVNNAGVIDDEVPLAESDPRDWWRCIEVDLRGPYLLTRMALPGMLARRSGRVINLNSGAGTRPDEVFSAYAVAKAGLARLTGATHLAGRGRGVYAFDLMPGVVRTDMTGGMAIHEDRTDWTAPEAVTDLALALASGRLDAWSGRFVRAGADTVEALVAAAEGGLPRKVRTLALTPYGVTDPVA from the coding sequence GTGCCTGACGCCACCCCAGAGCAGCAGGTCGCGGTAGTCACCGGCGCCAGCCGCGGCATCGGCGCGCACCTCGCGAACGCGTTCGCCGCGGCCGGGTACGTCGTCGCCGCCTGCTCCTACTTCGGCAAGCGCGCCGACGGCGCCGCCCCGGCGGATTCCGAACCCCCCGCGGCGGATGCCGCGCCCGAGACCCCTGCGGCCGAGCCCCCGGCGGGCCCCGCGGGGTCGGCTCCGCGGCGGCGACCCTACGACGTCGCCGCCGTCGACGTCACCGACGAGGCGGCCGTGCGGCGCTTCGTGGGCGACATCCTCACCACCCACGGCCGGATCGACGTGCTGGTCAACAACGCCGGCGTCATCGACGACGAGGTGCCGCTGGCCGAGTCCGATCCGCGCGACTGGTGGCGCTGCATCGAGGTCGACCTGCGCGGCCCCTACCTGCTCACCCGGATGGCGCTGCCGGGCATGCTCGCCCGCCGCTCCGGCCGGGTGATCAACCTCAACTCGGGCGCGGGCACGCGGCCGGACGAGGTGTTCTCCGCGTACGCCGTCGCCAAGGCCGGCCTCGCCCGGCTCACCGGGGCGACCCACCTCGCGGGCCGCGGCCGGGGTGTCTACGCCTTCGACCTCATGCCCGGCGTGGTCCGCACGGACATGACGGGCGGGATGGCCATCCACGAGGACCGGACCGACTGGACCGCCCCGGAGGCCGTCACGGACCTGGCGCTGGCCCTTGCCTCGGGGCGGCTCGACGCCTGGTCGGGCCGGTTCGTCCGGGCGGGCGCCGACACGGTCGAGGCCCTGGTGGCCGCGGCCGAGGGGGGACTGCCCCGCAAGGTGCGGACGCTGGCCTTGACGCCGTACGGCGTGACCGACCCCGTCGCCTGA
- a CDS encoding phenylalanine--tRNA ligase subunit beta has protein sequence MLAPTSWLAELVGLDQAPPGAQVAADLVRVGLEEEALHGGSVTGPLVVGRVLDKTDEPQKNGKTIHFCHVDIGRDQPQEIVCGAHNFAAGDLVAVILPGGRLGEFEIGARKTYGHMSAGMIVSERELGIGDDHDGIIVLTERFAGDEATLASLQPGQDAMPLFGLGEEVVEVNVTPDRGYCFSLRGIAREYALAIGRPEAFRDPVREDADGAVVVPAANDDGYAVRLVDQARIHGVAGCDRYVARIVRGIDPTAASPAWMKRRLTQMGMRPISIAVDITNYLMLLTGQPLHAFDLDRLSGAIEVRRARPGEKLTTLDDVERVLDPEDLLITDDGATPLALAGVMGGATSEVTHETRDVLIESAHFDAVTVARTSRRHRLSSEASRRFERGVDPAMAAAVAELAVRMLVRYAGGTADPGVTDVDRREPAHEISFETGQAWRLVEPGNELTEAAPAGLSHDEVVAALRSLGCEVADVTEHAAGGFGFVRVAAPSWRPDLRNGPDLVEEVARLRGYDKIPSVLPTAPGGRGLTAGQRGVRLASTALAGLGLTEVWSYPFVGPEVFDRLGYDGADPRRYAVRLANPLSDEAPLLRTSLLDTLLGTLLLNVRRGARDVALYEQGLVFRPDGPLGKAPVPAVGVRPDDATLAAVLAAVPHQPRHVAIVASGDAQPAGPWGPARAWAATDVIGLALALGRAFGQELTARADAAAPYHPGRCAAIALPDGTVLGHAGELHPKVVTALDLPPRTCAAELDLDALIRASGEPAQPRPLSTYPVAHSDVALVVDEPTPAAAVEAALRRGAGDDLESVTLFDIYRGDQVSEGKKSMAYRLSFRSSERTLKTEQVSAARDAAIAAAAEATGAVQRA, from the coding sequence ATGCTGGCCCCCACCAGTTGGCTCGCCGAACTCGTCGGGCTGGACCAGGCGCCGCCCGGCGCGCAGGTCGCCGCCGACCTGGTCCGCGTGGGCCTCGAGGAGGAGGCGCTGCACGGCGGCTCCGTCACCGGTCCCCTGGTCGTCGGTCGCGTCCTCGACAAGACCGACGAGCCGCAGAAGAACGGCAAGACGATCCACTTCTGCCACGTGGACATCGGCCGCGACCAGCCCCAGGAGATCGTCTGCGGCGCCCACAACTTCGCGGCCGGCGACCTCGTCGCCGTCATCCTGCCCGGCGGCCGGCTCGGCGAGTTCGAGATCGGCGCCCGAAAGACCTACGGGCACATGTCGGCCGGGATGATCGTCTCCGAACGCGAGCTGGGCATCGGCGACGACCACGACGGCATCATCGTGCTCACCGAGCGGTTCGCCGGCGACGAGGCCACCCTGGCCTCGCTGCAGCCGGGCCAGGACGCCATGCCCCTGTTCGGCCTGGGGGAGGAGGTCGTCGAGGTCAACGTCACGCCCGACCGCGGCTACTGCTTCTCGCTGCGGGGGATCGCCCGCGAGTACGCCCTCGCGATCGGCCGCCCGGAAGCCTTCCGCGACCCGGTCCGGGAGGACGCCGACGGTGCCGTCGTGGTCCCGGCCGCGAACGACGACGGGTACGCCGTGCGCCTCGTCGACCAGGCCCGCATCCATGGCGTGGCCGGTTGCGATCGGTACGTCGCCCGCATCGTCCGAGGCATCGATCCCACTGCCGCGTCGCCCGCGTGGATGAAGCGCCGCCTGACCCAGATGGGCATGCGGCCGATCAGCATCGCGGTGGACATCACGAACTACCTCATGCTGCTGACCGGCCAGCCGCTGCACGCGTTCGACCTCGACCGGCTCTCGGGGGCGATCGAGGTGCGCCGCGCTCGGCCGGGGGAGAAGCTCACCACCCTGGACGACGTCGAGCGCGTCTTGGACCCCGAGGACCTGCTGATCACCGACGACGGCGCCACCCCGCTGGCCCTCGCCGGCGTGATGGGCGGGGCGACCAGCGAGGTGACCCACGAGACCCGCGATGTGCTCATCGAGTCCGCGCACTTCGACGCCGTCACCGTGGCGCGCACCTCGCGCCGGCACCGGCTCTCCAGCGAGGCGAGCCGCCGGTTCGAGCGCGGCGTCGACCCCGCCATGGCCGCCGCCGTGGCGGAGCTCGCCGTCCGCATGCTCGTCCGGTACGCCGGGGGCACGGCCGACCCCGGCGTGACCGACGTCGATCGCCGCGAACCCGCCCACGAGATCTCCTTCGAGACCGGGCAGGCCTGGCGTCTCGTCGAACCCGGCAACGAGCTCACCGAGGCGGCCCCGGCGGGGCTGTCGCACGACGAGGTGGTGGCCGCCCTCCGCTCGCTGGGCTGCGAGGTCGCCGACGTCACGGAGCACGCCGCCGGCGGCTTCGGATTCGTCCGCGTGGCGGCCCCGTCTTGGCGTCCTGACCTGCGCAACGGGCCGGACCTCGTCGAGGAGGTCGCGCGGCTGCGGGGCTACGACAAGATCCCCTCGGTCCTGCCGACCGCCCCGGGGGGACGGGGGCTCACGGCGGGTCAGCGGGGGGTACGCCTCGCCAGCACGGCCCTCGCCGGCCTCGGCCTGACCGAGGTGTGGTCCTACCCGTTCGTCGGGCCGGAGGTCTTCGACCGGCTCGGCTACGACGGGGCGGACCCGCGGCGGTACGCCGTACGCCTGGCCAACCCGCTCTCCGACGAGGCGCCGCTGCTGCGCACGAGCCTGCTCGACACGCTGCTGGGCACCCTGCTGCTCAACGTGCGCCGCGGCGCCCGCGACGTCGCGCTCTACGAGCAGGGCTTGGTGTTCCGCCCGGACGGCCCGCTCGGCAAGGCTCCCGTGCCCGCGGTCGGCGTACGGCCCGACGACGCCACCCTCGCCGCCGTCCTGGCCGCCGTCCCCCACCAGCCGCGCCACGTGGCGATCGTCGCGAGCGGCGACGCGCAGCCGGCCGGACCCTGGGGACCGGCCCGGGCGTGGGCGGCGACCGACGTCATCGGCCTCGCGCTCGCCCTCGGGAGGGCCTTCGGCCAGGAGCTGACCGCTCGGGCCGACGCCGCGGCGCCGTACCACCCCGGCCGTTGCGCCGCGATCGCGCTGCCGGACGGGACCGTGCTCGGCCATGCCGGCGAGCTGCACCCCAAGGTGGTGACCGCGCTGGACCTGCCGCCACGCACCTGCGCCGCGGAGCTGGACCTCGACGCGCTGATTCGCGCGTCCGGCGAACCGGCGCAGCCGCGGCCCCTCTCGACGTACCCCGTCGCCCACTCCGACGTCGCCCTCGTCGTCGACGAGCCCACGCCCGCGGCGGCCGTCGAGGCGGCCCTGCGGCGGGGGGCGGGCGACGACCTGGAATCGGTGACCCTGTTCGACATCTACCGCGGCGACCAAGTGAGCGAAGGGAAGAAGTCCATGGCCTACCGGCTCTCGTTCCGGTCCTCGGAGCGCACCCTCAAGACCGAGCAGGTCAGCGCCGCCCGGGACGCCGCGATCGCGGCGGCGGCCGAGGCGACCGGGGCGGTGCAGCGTGCCTGA
- the pheS gene encoding phenylalanine--tRNA ligase subunit alpha, with protein sequence MSGPNTQYDPVQVAALDEARIDGQVADALAAIAAAADLDALKAVRQAHAGDKSPLALANREIGALPPSAKAEAGKRVGQARGRVGEALKARQAALEAERDERILVEEAIDVTVPSPYRRLGARHPINLVTERIQDIFVGMGWEIGEGPEVEAEWFNFDALNFAPDHPARQMQDTFFVDPPDSGLVLRTHTSPVQARTMLKVDTSGLERELPIYVAVPGRVYRTDELDATHTPVFHQVEGLAVDKHLTMAHLKGTLDYLAAAIFGAGITTRLRPAFFPFTEPSAEMDFQCWVCRGESTGNTPCRTCGGTGWIEWGGCGMVNRNVLLAAGVDPDVYSGFAFGMGIDRAIQLRNGVTDMHDIVEGDARFSAQFGMEI encoded by the coding sequence GTGTCAGGACCCAACACGCAGTACGACCCCGTGCAGGTGGCCGCCCTGGACGAGGCGCGGATCGACGGTCAGGTCGCCGACGCGCTCGCCGCCATCGCCGCCGCCGCCGACCTCGACGCCCTCAAGGCCGTCCGACAGGCCCACGCCGGGGACAAGAGCCCCCTGGCCCTCGCCAACCGCGAGATCGGCGCCCTGCCGCCCAGCGCGAAGGCCGAGGCCGGCAAGCGCGTCGGCCAGGCCCGCGGGCGGGTCGGCGAGGCGCTCAAGGCGCGCCAGGCCGCGCTGGAGGCCGAACGCGACGAGCGCATCCTCGTGGAGGAGGCCATCGACGTCACGGTCCCCTCGCCCTACCGCCGGCTCGGCGCGCGGCACCCGATCAACCTGGTGACGGAGCGAATTCAGGACATCTTCGTCGGGATGGGCTGGGAGATCGGGGAGGGACCCGAGGTCGAGGCGGAATGGTTCAACTTCGACGCCCTCAACTTCGCGCCCGACCACCCGGCCCGGCAGATGCAGGACACGTTCTTCGTCGACCCGCCGGACTCCGGCCTGGTGCTGCGCACGCACACCTCCCCGGTCCAGGCCCGCACGATGCTCAAGGTGGACACCTCCGGCCTGGAGCGCGAGCTGCCGATCTACGTCGCCGTACCCGGTCGCGTCTACCGCACCGACGAACTCGACGCGACACACACGCCCGTGTTCCACCAGGTCGAGGGCCTCGCCGTCGACAAGCACCTGACGATGGCGCACCTCAAGGGCACGCTCGACTATCTCGCGGCCGCCATCTTCGGTGCGGGCATCACCACCCGCCTGCGCCCCGCGTTCTTCCCGTTCACCGAGCCCAGCGCCGAGATGGACTTCCAGTGCTGGGTCTGCCGCGGCGAGAGCACGGGTAACACGCCCTGTCGAACGTGCGGCGGCACCGGCTGGATCGAGTGGGGTGGCTGCGGGATGGTCAACCGCAACGTCCTGCTCGCCGCCGGGGTCGACCCGGACGTCTACAGCGGCTTCGCCTTCGGCATGGGCATCGACCGCGCGATCCAGCTGCGCAACGGGGTGACCGACATGCACGACATCGTTGAGGGAGACGCGCGGTTCTCCGCGCAGTTCGGGATGGAGATCTGA
- a CDS encoding DUF1648 domain-containing protein: MSRARVFYLLSLLAFFATTAWAVTALPDRAATHFGPDGAADGWSTPASFGVTMGGVGLATLVLIPALMWLGARGDGRFINMPTARAKEYWTAPERISTLRSILVDWALVFSAVTALFLAAAQVATVQANRLDPPQLGAWSWLAWRRTSS; this comes from the coding sequence ATGTCGCGGGCGCGCGTGTTCTACCTGCTGTCCCTCCTAGCGTTCTTCGCCACGACGGCCTGGGCGGTGACGGCGCTGCCGGACCGGGCCGCGACCCACTTCGGCCCGGACGGCGCCGCCGACGGCTGGTCGACGCCGGCGAGCTTCGGCGTGACCATGGGCGGCGTGGGGCTGGCGACGCTGGTCCTCATCCCGGCCCTGATGTGGCTCGGGGCCAGGGGCGACGGCCGGTTCATCAACATGCCGACGGCCCGGGCCAAGGAGTACTGGACCGCACCGGAGCGGATAAGCACCCTCCGATCGATCCTGGTCGACTGGGCCCTGGTGTTCAGCGCGGTCACGGCGCTGTTCCTGGCCGCGGCCCAGGTGGCCACGGTGCAGGCCAACCGCCTTGATCCGCCCCAGCTGGGCGCGTGGTCGTGGCTGGCCTGGCGGCGTACGTCGTCCTGA
- a CDS encoding PAS domain-containing protein, translating to MTGDLVDPAHVLTALPDGVVVADADRRVSYVNPRAARLLGTSEQELLGRPVAEALPFIEPGGNRWWECINPWDGLPTRTGHRERMLLLPGRGHVLVTMSFVRGGRLAPVERVIVVLRDTEARRRSEAGTAELLSIVAHELRSPLSSIRGFSGTLRRQYDRFTDAQRRLMIDTIATDSQRLSRLLNELLDVSRIDASRLTVRPSPLDLRAAITAHIDGLVAAGHDPSRFAWAEARQPRLEVWADRDRLDQILANLLENALRHGAGTVTVATSAAPGAAPTIEEAGGDGTPMVAVTVTDEGDGIDPELYPLIFEKFWHGQARGSTGVGLYLVKGLVEAHGGRVSVDRARAGGAQFRITLPVSAPADLR from the coding sequence GTGACCGGCGACCTCGTAGACCCGGCGCACGTGTTGACGGCGCTGCCCGACGGCGTGGTGGTCGCCGATGCCGACCGCCGGGTGAGCTACGTCAACCCGCGGGCGGCCCGGCTGCTCGGCACCTCCGAGCAGGAGCTCCTCGGTCGGCCGGTCGCCGAGGCGCTGCCGTTCATCGAACCGGGCGGGAACCGCTGGTGGGAGTGCATCAACCCCTGGGACGGCCTCCCCACCCGGACCGGCCACCGCGAGCGGATGCTGCTGCTGCCCGGCCGCGGACACGTGCTCGTGACGATGAGCTTCGTGCGCGGCGGCCGGCTGGCCCCGGTGGAGCGGGTCATCGTCGTCCTGCGGGACACTGAGGCCCGGCGACGCAGCGAGGCGGGGACCGCCGAGCTGCTCTCGATCGTGGCGCACGAGCTCCGGTCGCCCCTGTCGAGCATCCGGGGGTTCTCGGGCACGCTGCGGCGCCAGTACGACCGATTCACCGACGCCCAGCGCCGCCTCATGATCGACACCATCGCCACCGACAGCCAGCGCCTGTCCCGGCTGCTGAACGAGCTGCTGGACGTGTCGCGGATCGACGCCAGCCGGCTCACCGTGCGGCCCAGCCCGCTCGACTTGCGCGCCGCGATCACGGCGCACATCGACGGGCTGGTCGCCGCCGGCCACGATCCCTCCCGCTTCGCGTGGGCCGAGGCGCGCCAGCCCCGGCTGGAGGTCTGGGCCGACCGGGACCGGCTGGACCAGATCCTGGCGAACCTGTTGGAGAACGCCCTGCGGCACGGTGCCGGCACGGTCACGGTGGCGACCAGCGCGGCGCCGGGCGCAGCGCCGACGATCGAGGAGGCGGGCGGGGACGGTACGCCGATGGTGGCCGTGACCGTGACCGACGAGGGCGACGGCATCGACCCGGAGCTGTACCCGCTGATCTTCGAGAAGTTCTGGCATGGCCAGGCCCGGGGGAGCACCGGGGTGGGTCTCTACCTGGTCAAGGGCCTCGTCGAAGCGCACGGCGGCCGAGTGAGCGTCGACCGCGCCCGGGCCGGCGGCGCGCAGTTCCGCATCACCCTGCCGGTCTCGGCACCGGCCGACCTTCGCTGA
- a CDS encoding RNA methyltransferase encodes MPERRDGAVLTNPRSERVKSVRALSRRSARSRAGLFIAEGPQAVREAVQHRPDVVQDVYVEAGAADTPRWAEILSDARAAGLRIQHTDPGVLTALSDTQAPQGGLAVCRRLDVSLDDVLAGQPRLICVLAHVRDPGNAGTVLRGADATAADAVVVTTASVDVYNPKVVRSTAGSLFHVPVVLDADVLAVVARLRAAGLTTYAADGIGPTLLGGPDLDLCGPHAWVFGNEAWGLPEETRQACDQVVAVPIPGRAESLNLAMAATVCLYASATARTASGPAPTGDTPVPATRRTAGIPGRTAT; translated from the coding sequence ATGCCGGAACGCCGCGACGGCGCCGTCCTGACCAACCCCCGCAGTGAGCGGGTGAAGTCGGTACGAGCGTTGTCGCGGCGTTCCGCGCGTTCCCGGGCGGGGCTGTTCATTGCCGAGGGTCCGCAGGCCGTCCGGGAGGCGGTGCAGCACCGTCCCGACGTGGTCCAGGACGTGTACGTCGAGGCCGGCGCGGCCGACACCCCGCGGTGGGCCGAGATCCTCAGCGACGCGCGCGCTGCGGGACTGCGGATCCAGCACACCGATCCCGGCGTCCTCACAGCCCTGTCGGACACCCAGGCGCCGCAGGGGGGCCTCGCCGTGTGCCGGCGCCTGGACGTATCGCTCGACGACGTCCTGGCCGGGCAACCCCGGCTCATCTGCGTCCTGGCGCACGTCCGCGACCCCGGCAACGCCGGCACCGTCCTGCGCGGCGCGGACGCGACGGCCGCCGATGCCGTGGTGGTCACGACCGCCTCGGTGGACGTCTACAACCCCAAGGTGGTGCGCTCCACCGCCGGCTCGCTGTTCCACGTCCCGGTCGTCCTCGACGCCGATGTCCTCGCCGTCGTGGCGCGGCTGCGGGCGGCGGGGCTCACGACGTACGCCGCGGACGGCATCGGCCCCACGCTCTTGGGCGGTCCGGACCTCGATCTGTGCGGGCCGCACGCCTGGGTGTTCGGCAACGAGGCCTGGGGCCTGCCGGAGGAGACCCGGCAGGCCTGCGACCAGGTCGTCGCCGTTCCCATCCCGGGCCGCGCCGAGTCGTTGAACCTGGCGATGGCCGCCACCGTGTGCCTCTACGCCTCCGCCACCGCACGCACCGCGAGCGGGCCGGCGCCGACCGGAGACACTCCCGTCCCGGCGACCCGACGTACGGCCGGGATCCCGGGGAGGACCGCGACGTGA
- the rplT gene encoding 50S ribosomal protein L20, with the protein MARVKRAVNAQKKRRVVLERASGYRGQRSRLYRKAKEQVQHSLGYAYRDRRARKGDFRRLWIQRINAAARANGMTYNRFIQGLKAAEIEVDRRMLAEMAVNDEAAFAALVEIAKKNVPAQATTAA; encoded by the coding sequence GTGGCACGCGTGAAGCGGGCGGTCAACGCCCAGAAGAAGCGTCGCGTCGTCCTGGAGCGGGCGAGCGGCTACCGGGGGCAGCGCTCACGGCTCTACCGCAAGGCTAAGGAGCAGGTCCAGCACAGCCTCGGCTACGCCTACCGCGACCGCCGGGCCCGCAAGGGCGACTTCCGTCGCCTGTGGATCCAGCGGATCAACGCGGCGGCCCGCGCCAACGGCATGACGTACAACCGGTTCATCCAGGGCCTGAAGGCCGCCGAGATCGAGGTGGACCGCCGCATGCTGGCCGAGATGGCCGTCAACGACGAGGCGGCCTTCGCCGCCCTGGTCGAGATCGCCAAGAAGAACGTCCCCGCGCAGGCGACCACCGCCGCCTGA
- the rpmI gene encoding 50S ribosomal protein L35 → MPKNKTHSGAKKRFRLTGTGKVMREQANGRHLLEGKSSKYMRSISGDVELAKPDAKKIKRLLGK, encoded by the coding sequence ATGCCGAAGAACAAGACGCACAGCGGCGCCAAGAAGCGTTTCCGCCTGACCGGCACCGGCAAGGTCATGCGCGAGCAGGCGAACGGTCGCCACCTGCTGGAGGGCAAGTCCAGCAAATACATGCGCAGCATCTCGGGCGACGTCGAGCTCGCCAAGCCGGACGCCAAGAAGATCAAGCGGCTGCTGGGCAAGTAA